One window of Salmo trutta unplaced genomic scaffold, fSalTru1.1, whole genome shotgun sequence genomic DNA carries:
- the LOC115182211 gene encoding uncharacterized protein LOC115182211 isoform X2 → MSLLSHSPPVKEEVFWTEKGTIVKDEKEEEAVTVKKEVKGEAVTVKEDEDVFRVKEEDKEDDVAVTVKEEEDVFGVKGITVTLEEEEAEKTGDLINSILPGGLSLAHRVPATPCGGPGTCKLTLVITLVLASRLSEQCVQKFRRMLV, encoded by the exons ATGAGTTTACTAAGCCACTCTCCccctgttaaagaagaggtctTCTGGACGGAGAAAGGAACTATCGTGAAAgatgagaaggaagaggaggctgttaccGTCAAAAAAGAAGTTAAAGGTGAGGCTGTTACggtgaaagaagatgaagacgtgttcagagtgaaagaagaggatAAAGAGGACGATGTTGCTgtcacagtgaaagaagaggaagacgtttTTGGCGTGAAGGGGAtaactgtcacattggaggaggaagaagcagaaaagactggagatctgattaacTCCA TACTCCCAGGGGGACTTTCCTTGGCTCATCGAGTTccagcaactccttgtggcggtccaggcacctgcaagctgactttggTCATCACATTGGTGCTGGCTTCCCGGTTAAGCGAACAGTGTGTTCAGAAGTTTCGGAGAATGCTTGTctag
- the LOC115182211 gene encoding zinc finger protein 239-like isoform X1, translating into MSLLSHSPPVKEEVFWTEKGTIVKDEKEEEAVTVKKEVKGEAVTVKEDEDVFRVKEEDKEDDVAVTVKEEEDVFGVKGITVTLEEEEAEKTGDLINSRERPDSHSDRRKRPSGEHDPEMPKPVRQHHCSQCNKSFKWLWKLKEHDRTHTGEKPFQCFQCGKSYTQLVSLKRHKGIHSGEKAYHCSQCGNSFTQLGNLNKHKRIHSGEKPYPCSHCGKNFRLSDNRKEHERTHTGDIPYHCSICRKGFTKLRNLKEHERKHTGEKPFRCSQCGKSFSHLGNLNKHKRIHSGDKPYHCSHCGKNFRLSDNLKEHERTHTGEKTCHCSQCGKSFSNLGNLNKHKRIHSGEKPYHCSQCGKSFTQLGSLKRHENIHTQGKISSQFGKSFSEGT; encoded by the exons ATGAGTTTACTAAGCCACTCTCCccctgttaaagaagaggtctTCTGGACGGAGAAAGGAACTATCGTGAAAgatgagaaggaagaggaggctgttaccGTCAAAAAAGAAGTTAAAGGTGAGGCTGTTACggtgaaagaagatgaagacgtgttcagagtgaaagaagaggatAAAGAGGACGATGTTGCTgtcacagtgaaagaagaggaagacgtttTTGGCGTGAAGGGGAtaactgtcacattggaggaggaagaagcagaaaagactggagatctgattaacTCCA gagagagaccagactctcactctgacagaCGGAAGCGTCCTTCAGGGGAACACGACCCTGAGATGCCCAAACCAGTGAGacaacaccactgctcccagtgtaatAAGAGTTTTAAGTGGTTATGGAAGCTGAAAGAGCatgatagaacacacacaggagaaaagcccttcCAATGCTTCCAGTGTGGAAAAAGTTATACCCAGTTAGTGAGCCTGAAAAGGCATAAAGGAATACACTCAGGAGAAAAGGCttaccactgctctcagtgtggaaatagttttacccagttagggaacctgaacaaacataagagaatacactctggagagaagccttacccttgttcccattgtggaaagaacTTTAGGTTGTCAGATAATCGGAaggagcatgagaggacacacacaggagacataCCATACCATTGCTCCATCTGTAGAAAGGGTTTTACCAAGTTAAGGaacctaaaagagcatgagaggaaacacacaggagaaaagcctttccgatgctcccagtgtggaaagagtttttcccATTTAGGGAACCTGAAcaaacataagagaatacactctggagataagccttaccactgttcccattgtggaaagaatTTCAGGTTGTCGGATAACTTAAaggagcatgagaggacacacacaggggagaaaacttgccattgctcccagtgtggaaagagtttttctAATTTAGGGAACCTGAAcaaacataagagaatacactctggagagaagccttaccactgttcccagtgtggaaagagttttacccagttagggagcctgaaaaggcatgagaacatacacacacaggggaaGATAAGCTCACAGTTTGGAAAGAGTTTTAGTGAGGGAACCtaa
- the LOC115182211 gene encoding uncharacterized protein LOC115182211 isoform X3, producing MSLLSHSPPVKEEVFWTEKGTIVKDEKEEEAVTVKKEVKGEAVTVKEDEDVFRVKEEDKEDDVAVTVKEEEDVFGVKGITVTLEEEEAEKTGDLINSKQYSQGDFPWLIEFQQLLVAVQAPAS from the exons ATGAGTTTACTAAGCCACTCTCCccctgttaaagaagaggtctTCTGGACGGAGAAAGGAACTATCGTGAAAgatgagaaggaagaggaggctgttaccGTCAAAAAAGAAGTTAAAGGTGAGGCTGTTACggtgaaagaagatgaagacgtgttcagagtgaaagaagaggatAAAGAGGACGATGTTGCTgtcacagtgaaagaagaggaagacgtttTTGGCGTGAAGGGGAtaactgtcacattggaggaggaagaagcagaaaagactggagatctgattaacTCCA aACAGTACTCCCAGGGGGACTTTCCTTGGCTCATCGAGTTccagcaactccttgtggcggtccaggcacctgcaagctga
- the LOC115182213 gene encoding zinc finger protein 239-like, with amino-acid sequence MLTSYQANIPTMSSLNDSPSEEGICWTEKEALGLNVVVKEEKEEEDVTIKKEAEIEAVTVKQVKLAEDEDAFRVKEEEDVTVKEEEEEKEEVTVTVKEEEDIFGMKEVGEITVTLEEEEETGDLINNRERPDSHSDSVKTSSGKPYPEMPKPVRQHHCSQCNKSFKWLWKLKEHDRTHTGEKPFQCSQCGKSYTQLVSLKRHKGIHLGEKPYHCSQCGNSFTQLGNLNKHKRIHSGEKPYPCSHCGKNFRLSDNLKEHERTHTGEKPYHCSVCGKDFTKLGNLKEHERKHTGEKPYHCSQCGKIFSRSTDLKMHERTHTEEKPYHCSQCGKSFTDLDSLNIHKIIHSKEKPYHCCQCGKSFAKLGNLKRHENIHTQGRISSQFGKSFS; translated from the exons atgctaactagctatcaaGCTAACATCCCAACCATGAGCTCACTAAACGACTCCCCTTCTGAAGAGGggatctgctggacggagaaagaagctctggggctgaacgttgtcgtgaaagaggagaaggaagaagaggatgtcACAATTAAGAAAGAAGCCGAGattgaggctgttacagtgaaacaaGTTAAATTGGCAGAAGatgaagacgcgttcagagtgaaagaggaggaggatgttacagtaaaagaagaggaggaagagaaagaggaggtgactgtcacagtgaaagaagaggaagacattTTTGGAATGAAGGAAGTGGGAGAGAtcactgtcacattggaagaagaggaggagacaggagatctgattaacaacA gagaaagaccagactctcactctgacagtGTGAAGACTTCTTCAGGGAAACCATACCCAGAGATGCCCAAACCAGTGAGacaacaccactgctcccagtgtaatAAGAGTTTTAAGTGGTTATGGAAGCTGAAAGAGCatgatagaacacacacaggagaaaagcccttccaatgctcccagtgtggaaaaagtTATACCCAGTTAGTGAGCCTGAAAAGGCATAAAGGAATACACTtaggagaaaagccttatcactgctctcagtgtggaaatagttttacccagttagggaacctgaacaaacataagagaatacactctggagagaagccttacccttgttcccattgtggaaagaacTTTAGGTTGTCCGATAATCTGAAGGAGCATGAgaggactcacacaggagagaaaccttaccatTGCTCCGTGTGTGGAAAAGattttaccaagttagggaacctgaaagAGCATGAGAGGAAACACAcgggagaaaagccttaccactgctcccagtgtggaaagatatTTTCAAGATCAACAGACCTTAAAATGcacgagaggacacacacagaagaaaagccttaccactgctcccagtgtggaaagagttttactgacTTAGATAGCCTGAACATACATAAGATAATACACTCTAAAGAGAAACCTTACCATTGTtgccagtgtggaaagagttttgccaAGCTAGggaacctgaaaaggcatgagaacatacacacacaggggaggATAAGCTCACAGTTTGGAAAGAGTTTTAGTTAG